The Sulfolobus islandicus Y.N.15.51 sequence AACTATCTCACTCAATACTCCTCACCTTTAGGAATTTGTGCTGATTACTGTAAGCAGAAAACACCGTATAGTACTCAATCAAAATAGAAGATACTAATAATCCAATTAGTCCAGCTATGAATGGATAGACGACCGATAATGGATACCAGTAGACATCGTATAAATAATAATAAGCTATATATACTATTAATGGAATTATACCTATTACCAGAAACGGTAATATTAGCAGCTTAAAACTTCTCTTCTCGTCAACTCCATTAATTATGAATAGTGCCAGAACGTTTGAAAATCTACTTCTAATTCTAAATATAAGGAGTAATGAGATCAGAATGTAAATGGTTTCGACTATTTCTGAGGTAGTCCTTAATGAGTTAAGCTGAAAATACGAAAATGTAAACGAGGAACCAAATCGAGTTATAGAATACCAGTCTGAAAGCGGTAAACCTTCGTATTTTGTATTAGATAAGAAAGCTTTGAATTCATTTAAAGCAGTATAATTATCTTTAAGAATTATAACATTATCTAATGAGTTTATAGTGTAGTTTATATTAGTTAAAGGTAAGATAGCAAATCCTTCTGCGGAAAAGAACGCGTTATATAATATTCCAATAACTCTTAAACTTATGATATTTTTTCCCATATATACACTAACGTTCTCACCTAGCTGAAGATTAAGCTGATTCATTTTACCAGCTACCAAATATACTCCATATTCTGGATATCTACCTATTGCGATCATAGAGGAAATAGGAAATATTTTCTTAGCCAAACTTAAATTATTTATTGCAATAGCCTCAACTATAGCTCCACCAAGTCTAGCCCCTATATAAATATATCCAAAAGGTGCTAAAGAATTATTACTCTATAGTTGGTGGACTTAAATATAAAGTTAATTTATTTATCAAAAGGTGCTAAAGAATTATTACCGAAGAGCCTTTCTAACTGATTTATTACTAAAGTATTGTTATTACCGGCTATACTTACCACATATAGATTGCTATAACTCGTTGCTCTAACTTGATATATGGTTAGGGAACTAAATAAGGCAAAAAAGAAAAGGTGCAAGATTGGAAGAAATAATAAAAGAATTAATAAAAATATTACTAAATCTCTTATACTATTTCTTGTTAAGAATTGTTTAAAAATAGATTTAAGCATATTTAGCACCTAATATATTTAATCAGATTGAGAAAAAAGATTTAAGTTATGGATAATGTCTGATAGGAATATGAATACCCTGAACCTACTGATACTGAACGAGCCCACCATGGTGTTATATTAAGATTTATTGCTCCTGCTGCTCCATAATCCACTTGTCCTATCAGGTTTGTATTAGATGGAATGGGTTGCGCTATGTAGTATCCGATAGTTTCAGGTGATGTAATAAACCATATTGAATAATAAGCTGCAGCCCATACTTTAACATTACCCCAGTTAGCAGCTACCACATTAACTGGCGGAATACCACCTATTTCTCCAGTTATTTGGAGTTTAGGCATAACTACTCCGTTAATACTGTAGTTAGTAACAACAGCGAAGTTTACAGCATTTGTAGGTACAGGTATCGGCCCTACATTATCTGGGCAAACTTCTATACTTTCCGCACCATATGCCGTAGAGCCTATAGCAACACTTCCACTAGACCATGCGAAATAAGGGTTATTCTCAAAAGCTAATGTGATTATAGAGATTATAGGTACTGTTATAGCTAATAATATTACAGCTTTTAGAACTAACTTTTCCCCATTTTATATCACTATATTAAACCATAATTTATAACTTTTTTTACTCTCATAATACTTAGTAAGATAGGTTTAAAGTTAGAAATCTATCCTTATAAATCTAGTTTTGGATATATAGATATTATAGGTAATTTTTATTCCTTGATGTTGTCGTTAACCTATTTATTTTTCCTATTACGAGTATTTAGGACATAATCAAGTACTCCATTCCCCTATTCTTGGGAAAAACGCTGTTCCTTGAATTTAAAGGTTAATAACGGCACTATGAATCTTTACTGTCTTCTTTCAACTTAACGCGTTTTGACTGCAAAAATTAACGGGTTCCCAATGCTTATAAGCCCGTTTTAGCAACCATAATACGGGGCATAAAACTGACGAAAGATAAGACGCGCTATAAATATGGCGACTATATTTTACGTGAGAGAAAAGGGCGGTATTATGTCTATAAGTTGGAAACGATAAACGGTGAGGTAAAGGAGCGTTACGTTGGTCCTTTAGCTGACGTTGTTGAATCGTATCTGAAGTTGAAAGAAAGTAATGGAATTGGGGGTGTGGGGGGTACCCCCCACAATGGGGCCGCCGGGATTTGAACCCGGGACCACCAGCGTTCTGGTGGTTAGGGTAGTATCCCCAGGCTGGCATCCTAGTCCAAGCTAGACTACGGCCCCTTTAATAAAGATAGAGGGAGGGTTTAAAAATTAACTCGTTTCTAATACTCACATAATACTTTTACTTTCGGTCTACTCTCTCTCCCTATTTAATACGTTTGTATAACGAGTATCACAGTAGTTTGTGCTATATTAAATGGTGTAAATAGTTGTTAATAGGTGGTCATCAATTCCGATAAAATACGTTTGCAGGAATTGTGGAACAATATTGCATAAGTTTGAAAAGGTTGGACAAGATTTCTATGGTGTGAGGACTCCCTCAGAGATTAAATCAATATTCGGAGGCAGATGCCCTAGATGTGGACATGAGTTAGGTATCCCGACTTTAAACGATATAAAGATAAATCTTAAAAAGAAGGCAACAAAAGTTATGGTTTTAGAACAACTGAGATAAGAGCTGGTCAAAAGTTATTTCAGATTTAGAATACTTGACCCCCAAGTCACGCCTATTTAGATAGTTTGAAAGTAGTTTTGTGACATTTCTGGGTTTCTCTTTTATTGTCGCAGAATCGTAATCTATAATATACGTTCTGTTATACGAGACTATTACGTTTTTCCATGGTCTACTCAATTCTTTATGCTCTATGAGTTTCTCTTCAAGAATTCTAGCTCTTTCTAGTAAATCAATTATTGTTTCTCTTCTCTCATTTTTCATTAAATTTCTCCCATGTATATACTCCATTAAAATAAAATTCTTACCGTAATCGTAAACCCTTGGTGCTACTTCCTCTCCGGCTTTGATTTGTAATTTTGCTTCAATTTCTAAGGTTTCCTTAGGAGCATCTGTTCTCCTTATTTTTAGGACTTTGTATGGTTCAACTAATACTACTATTCCAGTTTTTCCTTTCCCTAATACTTTTAAACTCCCTAAGTTCTTTTGACCAAATGAGTACGCGTAATCAAATCCCGCCTTTCTTAGCTCTTCTTCAACTTCTTTAGAATAAGTAGGGTAGATAAAACAGCTTATTTTAACCAAGTTGGAGTTTTCCTCAAGAATTTCATTATTTGTTGATCTTCCTTGTTTTGTAGCCAATAACTCTCGATATTGTACTTCACCTTTAGAACTATATTCTTTTTGGCTATTGTCTCTGCATCGTATTCCTTTCTCTCTTTTATAGAGTATAATCTTCCATCTTCTCCAACCCATATATTATCATTTTTCTGAATAAAATCTTCTATAGTTTCTGAGTAGTATTGTGGTCCAATATTTAGATAATACTGTCCAATGTTCTTACTTTCCAGTTGTACTGCAATAGTGATATTATTGGTATCTCCCCATGCTTGTACATCGATTACTCTAAAACCATATTGTTTTAGTGCTCTCTCTATTTTGTTTACACTTCTCTTTATTTGACCCCATACGATATCCTCTGAACTCTTCTCGTCCAAATTTAACCTTAAAATTAGCACGTCTCCCTTAACTTTTTCCTCTACTTTTTTTGATGGAAAGAAGAACTCTATAGAGGGGTTTTTTAGATAATATTTTGCGGCAATGGAAAATGTCGCTATATTTTTTAATGACACTGCGGCGGTTACATTTCTTTTAGGGTCTACTGGGTCTGGGATAATTAATGGCTCAGAAAAAATTTTCATTGGTTTCGTTAATTCTATTTTTATTGGATGCTTCCATTTTGAGGCCTCTTCTAGAACTTTTCTAAAATTTCCATAATATATAATTAAGAGTTCTGTTGCATATCCAGAGAATCCTTGTACTTTCAATTCAGCCCCGTAAACGCCTATTCCTTTCATGAACCTTTTAAGTAATCTAACCTCATCTTTTCCTCTTTCGTCCAAGTGGGAAGTAACGTATTTCGTATGGAATGGTGTTCTATCAACTGCAGTTATTGCCTTATCTCCGCTTTCCACTCTCAAGGCTGGGACTATATCTACTTCTACGTTATTTATATTGACTATCACATACGGATGTTCAGCGTATGCTAAAGTATAATCGAGATCTTTTATTCTGTTAATAATATCGTTTAGAGCGTTTCTTTCTAGATATTCTTTTCCAACATCTTTAGGATAAAATACGAAGACGTCTATATCTGTATCTTGTCTTAGCCAAGTTCCTTTCCTAAATGATCCCTCGACCTCGAAATCTAATTTATTTAACCTTTCCCTAATGATTTCCAATACTTTTTCTATTCCTTTTTTGTCTTCTTCAGTGGGTTTTATTATCTTCAGTACTTCCTCCTCTATCAATTGAACTCACTTCAAATAGTTTATCATATATTGGACCTTTTGGAGTTAACGTGCTTTTAAAGAGAACAGCATTATTAACTTCAAAGGTTCCAATATCCACGTTCATATTCTCGTTAATCGTATTTATGAGGTTGCTAATGGAGTTGTAGCTTTTTACCCTGCCTATTGTTAAATGTGGTGAGAAATCCTTATCGTCTTCTGGTCTAATTTTTCGCTTTAATAGCTCGTTAAGTATATAAGATCTAATCTGTCTAAGCTGTTGTTGGCCCTCAACGATTCCAACCCAAACTACTCTTGGTCTTGTTAAATTTGGAAATGCCCCTAAACCTTTTAGTGTAACTTTAAATTTATTGAATTTTAACCCACTCATTGAATCTTTCACTTCTTCTACTCTATCCTCTCTAACTTCGCCTAGGAATAATAGTGTAATGTGAATGTTATATGGTTCGACCAATTTTATGTCGGCTCCTGCATTTTTTACTATCTCGAATATTTCAAGCAGTTTTGGGGATTGCGGTACTTCTATGCCTATAAAGAGCCTCATAATTTTTAAACCTCTATAATGAGTTATTTGGTGGTCACAATTAAAGTCATTCTAATTACTGGAATGCCAGGATCTGGAAAAAGTGAATTTGCAAAGCTGTTGAAGGAAAGGGGAGCAAAGGTTATAGTGATGAGTGATGTAGTAAGGAAGAGATACTCCATTGAGGCTAAACCTGGAGAGAGGTTAATGGATTTTGCAAAGAGGTTAAGGGAAATTTATGGAGACGGTGTGGTTGCAAGACTTTGTGTTGAGGAATTGGGAACTAGTAACCATGATCTAGTAGTGTTTGATGGCGTGAGGAGTTTGGCAGAAGTTGAGGAGTTTAAAAGGCTTTTAGGTGACAGCGTTTACATTGTGGCAGTTCACTCTCCGCCTAAG is a genomic window containing:
- a CDS encoding putative integrase, translating into METINGEVKERYVGPLADVVESYLKLKESNGIGGVGGTPHNGAAGI
- a CDS encoding serine/threonine protein kinase produces the protein MVKISCFIYPTYSKEVEEELRKAGFDYAYSFGQKNLGSLKVLGKGKTGIVVLVEPYKVLKIRRTDAPKETLEIEAKLQIKAGEEVAPRVYDYGKNFILMEYIHGRNLMKNERRETIIDLLERARILEEKLIEHKELSRPWKNVIVSYNRTYIIDYDSATIKEKPRNVTKLLSNYLNRRDLGVKYSKSEITFDQLLSQLF
- the cca gene encoding CCA tRNA nucleotidyltransferase, translated to MIEEEVLKIIKPTEEDKKGIEKVLEIIRERLNKLDFEVEGSFRKGTWLRQDTDIDVFVFYPKDVGKEYLERNALNDIINRIKDLDYTLAYAEHPYVIVNINNVEVDIVPALRVESGDKAITAVDRTPFHTKYVTSHLDERGKDEVRLLKRFMKGIGVYGAELKVQGFSGYATELLIIYYGNFRKVLEEASKWKHPIKIELTKPMKIFSEPLIIPDPVDPKRNVTAAVSLKNIATFSIAAKYYLKNPSIEFFFPSKKVEEKVKGDVLILRLNLDEKSSEDIVWGQIKRSVNKIERALKQYGFRVIDVQAWGDTNNITIAVQLESKNIGQYYLNIGPQYYSETIEDFIQKNDNIWVGEDGRLYSIKERKEYDAETIAKKNIVLKVKYNIESYWLQNKEDQQIMKFLRKTPTWLK
- the thpR gene encoding RNA 2',3'-cyclic phosphodiesterase translates to MRLFIGIEVPQSPKLLEIFEIVKNAGADIKLVEPYNIHITLLFLGEVREDRVEEVKDSMSGLKFNKFKVTLKGLGAFPNLTRPRVVWVGIVEGQQQLRQIRSYILNELLKRKIRPEDDKDFSPHLTIGRVKSYNSISNLINTINENMNVDIGTFEVNNAVLFKSTLTPKGPIYDKLFEVSSIDRGGSTEDNKTH
- a CDS encoding nucleoside monophosphate kinase, coding for MSYLVVTIKVILITGMPGSGKSEFAKLLKERGAKVIVMSDVVRKRYSIEAKPGERLMDFAKRLREIYGDGVVARLCVEELGTSNHDLVVFDGVRSLAEVEEFKRLLGDSVYIVAVHSPPKIRYKRMIERLRSDDSKEISELIRRDREELKLGIGEVIAMADYIITNDSNYEEFKRRCEEVTDRVLKNG